In Arcobacter sp. CECT 8983, the DNA window TTGAAACTATGCAATGGCTATCTTTTATGATAAGTCTTAATTTAACAATTAATCAAGATATGTCTAGTCCAAAAGTAACTTATAAACTTAAAAATGACAGGTTAAAACTATCACTTGAAAGACCTATATATTTAGTAGAAAGTGAAGTTAAAAAGATTCAAACTCCTAAGGGTGTAAAAGTAAAAGTAGTTTCATGAAAATAGCTATTGTAAAACTTTCTGCTATGGGTGATATTATTCATGCTATGGTTGCCTTACAATTTATCAAAAAAGCTAATCCTTCTATACAAATAGATTGGTTTGTTGAAAAAATATTTACAGAAGTATTGGAAAATAATCCTGATATTGATAATGTTTTTGCTCTTAATTTAAAATCTATAAAAAAGAAAAAAACAGAATTTTTTTCACAAATTTCAATTATAAGAAAATATTCAAAAAATAGTTATGATTTAGTAATTGATGCCCAAGGTCTAATTAAATCAGCAATTGTTTCAAAACTACTTGGAAAAAATAGGGTAGGTTTTAGTAAAACTTCTACTAGAGAGAGTTTAGCTTCTTCTTTATATAATAAAATTATTGACTCTGATTATTCTAAAAATGTTATTGAAAGAAATTTAGATATTTTATTAAAGCCTTTAGATATAGAGTTTAATAAAGAGTCTATTTTAAATAAAAGTCCTTTTCTTTTTTTTAAAGAGAGCTTTGATTTTAGTGATATATTAAACAAAGAAAAAAAGAATATATTGCTTATAGTAGGTGCTAGTTGGCCTTCAAAAATATATTCTAAAGAGAAATTCGCTAAAATAGTACAAAATATAGATGAGAATTTTATTATTGCTTGGGGTAATGAAGAAGAAAAAAAAATTGCAGAATTTATTTCAAGTTCTTCAAAGGCTGTTGTTTTACCCAAATTAAGTTTAAATGATTTGAAGTCATTGGTATCAAAAGTTGATTTACTTATAGGAAATGATACAGGTCCTACTCATATGGCATGGGCTTTAAATATTCCTTCTATAACTATATTTGGTTGTACTCCTGGGTATAGAAATACTTATGAAACAGATATAAATAAAATTATTGAATCAAAATCTAAAGTTGATCCTGAAAGATTAAATAAAGAAGATTATTCAATAGAAAAAATAGATGAAAATGAAATAATAAAAATAGCGAAGGATTTATTGTTTGAAGGCAAACGTTAAGGAATATTTAGTATATTATATATATGTCTTTTTTAAATTTCTTTTTACTTTTCTTCCTAAAGCTCTTGTAAAACAGATTTTAATTTTATGTGCAAAACTAGCTTTTAGATTTAATAAAGAACATAAACATATTGCAAAAGTGAATTTAGATTTAGCTTTTGAAAATACTAAATCTGATGATGAAAAAAATAGTATAATTTATGAGTCATATAAGTCTCTTCTTTTTAATATGTTTGAGTTTGTAGAGAATCAAGTTTTATCTAAAGAGGAAATATTATTAAAGGCAAATATTATTAATGCTTCTTATGTAGAAGATGCTATTAAAAAAGGTAAAAAAATTATATTTTTTACTGCTCATTATGGTGGATGGGAAATTGCATTACCTCATACAGCACTTAAATTTGGAACACTTGCTGTTGTAAATAGAAAAATGAATAATCCTCTAATTCAAGATATGTACAAAAAAGCTAGGAATAGAAATAATATCATAATGCTAGATAAAAAGACAGCTGCAAAAGGAATGTTGAAAGCATTAAAACAGAACAATCATGTAGCAGTTGTAATTGACCAACACATAAAAGTTGGAGAAGAAATTGAATTCTTTGGAAAAAAAGTAATGGCTACTGATTCAACGTCAAGATTAGCTTTAAAATTTGATGCAGTACTTGTTCCTCTTTTTTGTGAAATGAATGATTTTAGGGATTATACAATTAAAATAGAAAAACCAATTGATGTAGCTACTTATGAATTTAAAACAGATAATAAAATAAAAGAATTAACACAAATACAAAATAATATTATAGAAAATCAGATTAAACATAAACCAGAGCAATGGTTTTGGCAGCATAAGAGGTTTAAACACCTTTATAATAAATTATATAAAGTAAATACATGAATAATAAGCCTAAATATAATATTTTTAAAAATACAAAATATGCTCTAGATGGATTTAAACATGCTTTCAATACAGAAAGCTCTTTAAAGTTAGAACTATTATGTGCAATTTTTATTATTATAGCAATAGTGTTAATTGATGTTTCATTGGTATATAAACTTGTTCTTTTTGTTACGGGTATTTTGGTTTTGATTGTTGAACTTGTAAATTCTGCAATAGAAAATGTAGTTGACCTTGTAACTAAAGAGTATGATCCTTTAGCTAAAATAGCAAAAGATATTGGTTCTACTGCTGTTATGTTTACAATTGTGCTACATATAATTTCATGGATAACAATACTACTGTGGGCATGAATTTAAGTATTGGTAAAAACTTTGTAGAATATGCTACAAAGTTATATACAAATAATGATAAAGAAATATTTTCCTTTGAATATGATAATCAAAAATATTGGTTAAAAAAAGCAAGAGCTACAAAATCAAACTTAATTCATAAATTTTTTTATAAACTAACTGATATAGATATACTACTACCTGTTGAAAAAAAAAGTGCTAAAGAGAGTTTAATATTTGAAACTACTAAAATAGAAAGACTAAAAGAAAAAGGTATTAATACTCCTAATATAGCTTTTAAAAATGATGATTTTTTTATTTTAGAAGATTCTGGAAAGATGGTGAATTCTTATATTAGAAAAAGAGATATAACAAAAGAAAAGATGTATTTTTATATTGATTTAATGTTAAAAGAATTAGCATTAATTCACAATAATAGTGAATATCACGGTGGAGCACAAGCAAGAAATTTTATATATAAAGAAAGAATAGTGACAGCAATTGATTTTGAAGATAGCTTTGATAAAAGTATTTCTTTAGAGACATTACAGTTTAGGGATTTAATTTTATTTTTGTTATCTTTAACAAAAACAAGAGCAAGTTTTGCATTGAATTATAATTTCATTATTAATCAATATATAAAATTAGTACCCAAAAATAAAAACTTCAAAAATAAACTTCAGAATTTAGCAAATAAGATTTC includes these proteins:
- the waaC gene encoding lipopolysaccharide heptosyltransferase I, encoding MKIAIVKLSAMGDIIHAMVALQFIKKANPSIQIDWFVEKIFTEVLENNPDIDNVFALNLKSIKKKKTEFFSQISIIRKYSKNSYDLVIDAQGLIKSAIVSKLLGKNRVGFSKTSTRESLASSLYNKIIDSDYSKNVIERNLDILLKPLDIEFNKESILNKSPFLFFKESFDFSDILNKEKKNILLIVGASWPSKIYSKEKFAKIVQNIDENFIIAWGNEEEKKIAEFISSSSKAVVLPKLSLNDLKSLVSKVDLLIGNDTGPTHMAWALNIPSITIFGCTPGYRNTYETDINKIIESKSKVDPERLNKEDYSIEKIDENEIIKIAKDLLFEGKR
- a CDS encoding lipid A biosynthesis acyltransferase; this translates as MKANVKEYLVYYIYVFFKFLFTFLPKALVKQILILCAKLAFRFNKEHKHIAKVNLDLAFENTKSDDEKNSIIYESYKSLLFNMFEFVENQVLSKEEILLKANIINASYVEDAIKKGKKIIFFTAHYGGWEIALPHTALKFGTLAVVNRKMNNPLIQDMYKKARNRNNIIMLDKKTAAKGMLKALKQNNHVAVVIDQHIKVGEEIEFFGKKVMATDSTSRLALKFDAVLVPLFCEMNDFRDYTIKIEKPIDVATYEFKTDNKIKELTQIQNNIIENQIKHKPEQWFWQHKRFKHLYNKLYKVNT
- a CDS encoding diacylglycerol kinase — protein: MNNKPKYNIFKNTKYALDGFKHAFNTESSLKLELLCAIFIIIAIVLIDVSLVYKLVLFVTGILVLIVELVNSAIENVVDLVTKEYDPLAKIAKDIGSTAVMFTIVLHIISWITILLWA